The sequence AACCCGCGTTGCGACACCTTCGGCAAACGTCTTCATCTCGGCGTTGACCATCTGCCCCGACTTCCAGCTCAGTTGCATGGCAGGCGCCTGAGCGGATTGAGCACCGATCACCTGGATCCGTGGATTGATGCTCTTGGCAACGATGCTTACCGCCGACGCGCCGCTGCCGCCTCCCACCGGAACGAACACCATGTCCACGTCGGGCAGCTCCTCCAAGATCTCGAGAGCGTAGGTGCCGACGCCTTGGATCAGCGGAGCGTCCGTTGGGCCGACGTAGCAGCCTCCCCGTTCTTGGGCCACGGCCGTGATCCACTCGCGTGCCACGTCGAAATCCGGCCCGTAGGACACGACCTCTGCGCCCAGGCCGCGCATCGCGGCCACTTTGCCCGTGTTGGCGTTGTCCGGCACGGCGATCGTAGCCCGGACGCCGTGAGCGCGCGCTGCAAAGGCGATGCTCTGTCCGTGATTGCCGGTAGAAGCCGTGAACAGGCCAGCCTGGCGCTGCTGCGGGCTCAACCCCGCCACCAGGTTCAGACCGCCACGCACCTTGAACGCGCCCGTGGGCTGGTGGTTTTCGTGCTTGACCCACACGCGCGCCCCGAGCAGATCGGAAAGGCTCGCGTAGTGATGCAGGGGCGTGGGCTTCAAGTAGCGATAGACACGCCTGCGCGCCCGAAACACGTCGTGCAGGGTCGGAATATCGTGGGTCGTCATTCTCTGGCCAGCTCGCCAGCCACCATCGCACCCCCCGGGTCCGGTCGACTCCGTTCCCCATTCCCCAATACTCCTCGTCGTCGCGCTTCGCCAGCGGTGCCCAGTCCTCACCGAAACACACGAGTTATTCTTCCGCGGGCCCTAAGGGGCAAGGTCGGCATTGTACGACAACATGAACTCCAGGAAGCGGAAGACCTCGAGCACATTCGTTGCGCGGTAGCGGATGCTGTGCGAGTCCGTGCGATCGACGATCGGCAGCAGCGCCAACACCTGCGCAGGCCGGTAGTTCTTGAAGCGCACGTCGAGCTGCAACGGTGCTCTCGGCTTGTAGGGGCGGAACTCGTCGAGCCGCCGCAGCGCGCTGCGCACCTTGCGGCCGATCAGCTTGTAGGCAGCCTGGGGAGTCAAGCTGCGTGCCGAGTGGAAACTGTAGGCCCACTTCACGACCGCGCCCTCCACGGGCCCGATGACGCTCCGGGCCTCGTTCACGGTCGCGTCGTCGCCCGAAATCAGCACGACCGGCACATTGAAATGGCCGGCAACGGCCGCGTTGAGGGATGCCTCGCTCATGGCGACGCCGTTCAGGCGCACTTCGGCCAAGCGAGCGCTCGACAAGGTGTGGGCACGCACTCCGTGCAGGGCCGAGGTGCTGGTGTGGTAACCGAGGAAGATGGCGGCGTCGAACGTGGCGTCCATCCCCTGCATCATCATCAACGGCCGCGGCCAGGATCGCACGACCTGCACGCTCGCGGGCAGACGCTCGATCAGCAGGTTCTGACCGTTGCCGTGCGAGTCCGAGACGAGGATCTCGGTCGCCCCAGCATCGTAGGCCGCTTTGATGGCCGCATTGGTTTCGTTGGTCATGAACTCGCGGAAGCGCTGGTACTCGAAGCCCTTGGGCCCCAGCTGCTGCTCGGTGACCGCGCCCACGACCCCTTCCATGTCCACCGAGATGTAGACCTTGAGCTTGCGTTTGGCTTGTGCCGGCGCCGAAACGAGCAGGACCGTGGCACAAAGGCCCAGGACCAACGAGCAAAGCGGGTGTGCTGTTTTCACGATCTGGATCCTTGGTCAGCTGGCCCGCCGCTGCGTGCGGGCACATCGGTCGGGGAGCGCGCGACCTTCTTGCCGCGCTTGCGGGCCAGCGTCACAACAGCTTGGGCAGCAGCCAGTCGCGCCACAGGCACGCGGAAGGGCGAGCACGAGACGTAGTCGAGCCCGACCCGTTCGCAGAACGCTATCGAGGCTGGATCGCCTCCATGTTCGCCGCAAATACCCAGCGACAACCCCGGCCGGGCGTCGCGGCCGCGGGTCGCAGCGAGCTGGATCAGCTGGCCGACACCGTTGACGTCGAGCGATACAAAAGGGTCCGCCGACAGAATCCCCCTGTCTTGATAGACCTGTAGGAAGCTGGCGGAATCATCACGCGAGACACCGAATGTGGTTTGGGTCAGATCGTTCGTGCCGAAACTGAAGAACTCCGCCTCCGCGGCGATGTCGTCTGCGATGAGCGCCGCCCGTGGCACCTCGATCATGGTTCCCACCTTGTAGTCGAGCGATATGCCGGTGCGCTCGGACACCTGCTCCGCAACCGCGGTGACCTGTTCCCGCAAGATGCCCAGCTCGGCGCGCGTCGCAACCAGAGGGATCATGATCTCGGGCTTGACGGACCTGCCCTGCCGGACGACCTCGCAGGCGGCCTCGAAGATCGCCCGAGCTTGCGTCTCGTAGATCTCGGGATACGTGATACCGAGCCGGCAGCCACGGTGACCGAGCATGGGATTCGCTTCACGCAGGCGCTGAACACGCAGTCGCACCTCACGGGCGTTCCACGCTGTGGCCTTGGCGAGTTGCTCCACTTCCTCGTTGGTGTGGGGCAGGAACTCGTGAAGCGGGGGGTCGAGCAGGCGCACCGTCACCGGAAAGCCCTGCATGATCTCGAAGATCTCGACGAAGTCGGCCCGCTGCATGGGCAGGATCTTGGCAAGCGCCCGCCGGCGCCCGGCCTCGTCGCTCGCCACGATCATCTCGCGCATCGCCAGGATGCGCTCCCCCTTGAAGAACATATGCTCGGTGCGGCACAGGCCGATGCCTTGCGCTCCGAGGCGGCGCGCGGCACGCGCGTCCTCGGGCGTTTCCGCGTTCGCGCGCACCCCCAGGCGCCGCACTTCGTCAGCCCAACTGAGCAGGAGCGTGAACTCGCGCGGCAACTCGGGTTCGATCGTGTCCAGCTTGCCGGCTATCACCTCGCCCGAGCTGCCGTCCAACGTGATGTGGTCCCCGCTGCCGATGATGCTGGCTCCCACCCGCAAGGTACGGCTTTCCGCGTCGATGACGATCTCGCCGGCACCGCAGACGCACGCGCGGCCCATTCCACGAGCCACCACGGCGGCATGGCTCGTCATGCCGCCTCGACTGGTAAGGATACCGCGCGCCGCCGCCATGCCGTGAATGTCTTCGGGACTCGTCTCGGCGCGCACCAGGATGACGGGCGTCCCTTGCTGCGCCAGCAGCTCGGCTTCATCCGCCGTGAACGCCACCTGCCCGGAGGCACCGCCCGGAGAGGCCGGCAGGCCGCGGGTCAACACGCGCCGCTCGGCCCCGGGATCGAGCCGCGGGTGCAGCATCTGTTGAAGCGCGGACGGCTTGACGCGATCGAGCGCCTTGGAGCGACCGATGAGCCCGGCTTCCGCCATTTCCACGGCCACGCGAAGCGAGGCGGCAGCCGAGCGCTTCGCGTTGCGCGTTTGCAGAATCCACAGCGTGCCGGCCTGCACGGTGAACTCGATGTCCTGCATGTCACGGTAGTGGGCCTCGAGCTTGCCAGCGATCCGAGCAAGCTGATCGTACGCTTCCGGCATGGCCTCTTGCATGGCCGGTGATTCCGACCTGACCCGTCTCTTTCCAGCCACCGTGAGGCTCTGTGGCGTTCGGATGCCGGCCACGACATCTTCGCCCTGAGCGTTGACCAGATACTCGCCGTAGAGCGAGTTTTCGCCGGTGGATGGGTCCCGCGTGAAAGCCACGCCGGTGGCCGAGTCCATTCCCATGTTGCCGAAGACCATGGCCTGCACGTTGACCGCCGTGCCCCAGTGCTCGGGAATCCCGTGGAGCCTGCGGTAGGCGACCGCACGCCTGGCTTGCCAGCTGCCGAACACGGCACCGACAGCTCCCCAAAGCTGCTCGCCAGGCTGGTCGGGAAACACCCGAGGGCTGTCGCTACGCACGATGCTCTTGTATTCGACGCAGAGCTCACGCAGCGCTTCCGCGCTGAGCTCGGTGTCGAGCTTGACCTTGTAGGTGCGCTTCGTGTCCGCCAGCACCCTTTCGAAGCGCTCCATCGGTAGATCCAGCACGACGTTCGCGTACATCTGAATGAACCGGCGGAAGCTGTCGAAGGCGAAGCGCGCGTCGCCGCTGCGCCGCGCCAGTCCTTCGACCGTGGCGTCGTTGAGACCGAGATTGAGCACCGTATCCATCATGCCCGGCATCGAGGTGCGGGCACCGGACCGAACGGAGAGCAGCAAGGGGCGCTCCGCGTCGCCGAAGCTCGACCCCAGCTCCTGCTCCATCCGCGCGACGCCGTCACTGACTTGCTCGCGCAAACCCTCCGGATACCGACCCCCGTTGCCGTAGTAGTGCGCGCACACCTCGGCAGTGATGGTGAGCCCCGGCGGAACCGGTAGCCCGAGGTTGCTCATCTCGGCCAGACCGGCGCCCTTGCCTCCCAGCAGCTCGCGCATCTCGGCGCGGCCTTCGGCGGAGCCGCGTCCGAACGTGTAGACCCACTTTTTCATGTCGCCCTCATCACGAGCACCACTGCCCTGATACCAGGTCTGCGCGCGCTAGCTTAGCACTAGCTTGGCTAAGCTAGGTGCTAGTGCCCGAGAATGATCGTCGCTGTGTCCTCGATCGCGCGGCCGCTGACGTCGACCACGCGCCAGCCGTGCTCCGCAAAGAAGCTGCTCGCGTAGTCGAGCTCCTCGCGCACATGGTCGGCCAGCCCATAGTTCGTTTCCACGGGCATGCCCAGCTGCCGCAGTCGGGCCCTGCGGATTTCGAGCAGATGCGCCACATCGATCGTGAGTCCCACGACGCGCTCGGGATCGAGCCGATGCAGCTCGGCGGGCGGGGGGACGCCCAGTACCAGAGGCACATTGGCCACCTTGAGGCAGCGGCGAGCCAGGTACATGGACAGCGGCGTCTTGCTCGTGCGACTCACGCCCGCAAGGACCAGGTGCGCCTTGTGCAAGCCCGCCGGCTCCTTGCCGTCATCGTGCTTGACTGCAAACTCCATCGCCTCGACCCGGCGAAAATACTCCTCCGAGAGCGGAAGCGTCGCCGAAGGAACATTGAGCGGGGTCGCCTCGAGGAAGCTCTCGATCTTGACCAGCAGGGCCCCGATGATGTCGACGGCCTCGACTCCATGATCGCTCGCAACCTGATAGCAGTGCTGGCGCAGCTCGGTGTCCACGAGCGTGAACAGCAGCAGGGCTCCCGCCTTGGAGGCTGCCCCCACCACCTGCTGCACGGCAGCTCGCGTACGCACCCGGGGGTAGCGCTGCAGCTCGATCTGATGGCCGGGAAACTGCCGGAGCGCCGCCCGCAGCACACGGGATGCCGTGTCACCGGTCGAATCGCTCAGCAGAAACACCCTGGGGCTGTCCATGACCCGTGATGGCTGCGCCTGCGCTGCGGATGGCCGCACGCCTTGGGGCCCGATACACCCAATCCACCAGCATGTCGAGGCGTGAGCGTCCCCAGCGGGCCCCTGGGGCCTGCTGGCCCTTGGAATCACGCTTCGGCTTCGCGACGCTGCGGGCTTTCGCCGTTGCCTTCGACCGCGCTCTGCGCTTCTTGCCCAGTCTTGTAACGACGGTACTTATCAAGGAAGGTCGTGCGCTTGAGACCAAGCAAACGGGCGGCTTCACTCTTGTTGCCATGGGCGCGCGCAAGGGCATGTTCGAGCAACCGGCGCTCCACCGTGTCGTAGCTGCCCGTCAGCGGATGGTCCTGCGCGCTTTGCTCGGGCCGGCTCGAGGCACGCAAGCGCGCCGGCAGATCCTCGACACGCAGGCGCGTACCTTGCAGCGAATCTACGGCCCGCTCGAGGACACTCTGCAGCTCGAGCTCTCCATCGGGCCATGGATAGCGTATCAGCAGTTTGTGCGCCTCGGGCTCGATCCCGGCTACCGGGCGGCCGCGTGCGCGGCACGCGCGATCCACGGCGAGCAGCAGAAGCGAGGGCAGGTCCTCGGGCCGTTCGCCGAGCGGCGGCAGCTCGAGCCTCAGCGGTGACAACCACCGGGCAAGCTCCGCGTCGAACACGCCCGTACCCACCAGCGGCTCCAGATCAACCCGAGCCGTGGCGATGATGCGCGCGTGGACCGGATAGTGGGAACCACCGTCGACCGGGCACGCCTGGTGGCCGGACACCGCCTGCGCAAGGCGGCGCTGCGCGTCGAGCGCCAGCGCTGGCACGTCGAGCAGCAGCAGCGATCCACCCTCGGCGAGCTGCAACCAACCGGCGTGCGAGCCCGGATCCGCGCGCCGGCCAAACAGTGCCGAGGCGCCTGCCTCGCCACGAACGATCACACAGTCCCCCACCACGAACGGTTCGTCGCCGCGGCCACTCTCGAGATGCAGCAGCTGTGCAAGCGACCCGATCGCCTGCTGCCCTTCTCCGCAAAGCAGGACGGGTGTTTCGAGCGGGGCGACCCGCAGCGCCCGGGCCACGAGCTCTTGCATGGCCGGGCTGTAGGAGACGAGGTTTTGCCGCTGGAGGTCGGAACCGGCCCGTCGCAGCAGCGCAATTTCGGATCGGCGGCGCTCGAGCTCCAGCTTGATGCGCTCGATCCGTTCCTCGGCCTCGCTGTGGTGACGCGCCGCCTGCGAGGCGCGACGCTGCGCCCGTGCGTGGGCGCATACAAAGGCCGTGAGGGTGGACAGCAGGACGCACAGCGAACGCAGGGAAGCAAGCTCCTCCAGGGTCAAGCCGCTGCGACGGCGCCCCCGTGGCACGACCAGGGCGCCTTCGAGCTCGCCCTCGTTCGACAGCGGCGCAACGCACAGCGCGTCGAGCTCGCTCAGCACGTCGATCAGCGGACGCAGGTCCGGGCGCCGTACTCGTCGAGCCTCGAGCGGCTCGCGCAGGACGATGTCGGAAGGCGCAGCCGCAAGGGCCGAGATCAGGGCGGGAGGCATCCCGGCAACGCTGACGTGAGCTTGGCCGGCCCCGTCGAGGTGAGCTCGCAGAGCCGGCTCGACGGTGAAGAGCAGCGGCTGTGCACGCGCATCGCGACCGGCTTCGCGCAGGGGAAACAACACCGCCTGTGCGATGTCTTCCATGGTGCCCGCGCCCGCCAGCTGGGCGCGAGCCCGGCCGAGCGCGTCAAGCAGGCGCCCGGCGAAAGGCGCCATGGTTCGTCGCATTCCCAACCGCAGCAGCTGGTAGACCCCGCCGGCCACCAGCAGAGTCAGCGTGACGGCGAGCGCAGTGGGCGCCGCCTCCACGGCGAATGCGCCGGCGACCAGCACGGCCGCCGCAACGACCGCCGTCAGCGTCAGCAGCGCCGCCACCAGACTGCGGGCCGCGCCCCCGGCGCTCAGGCGCCTGCGGGCGTCGATCATCAGGACATGGCCGCCCACCACGCCGAGCAAGGCACATGCCACGAAACCCGAAAGCGAGTCAGCTGCGATGGGCAGACCGCACAGCCGCAGCACGGCAAGCACGACTGCGCCGCCGGCGGCGGGCAGCAGCCCGATGATCGCCCAGGCGTTGGAGGCCAACGCCTCGGGCGCACTGCCCATGCGACGCCGTGGCAGGCGCAGCAACAACGCGAGCGGTACGCACAGGGCCCCGAACGCGCGAGCGGGGTGAGCCGCGAGGTCGGGCGGTCGCAAGGGCCCAAGCTCCAGCCAGCCAAAGGCAAATGAAGCAACCTGCAGCAGCGTGACGAGGATCGCCACGGTGTAAGCCACCGCTCGTATCCAGCGTAGGCGGACGAGCGCCGCCGGCCGATCCGGCACGTCCAGGGCAAGGTCGATCAGCAGCCCACCAAAGAGCGCGCCGGCACTCCCGGTCAGGACCGCCAGGCCCATTGGCATCGTGGCCGGACGCATCGCTCCCACGAGCAGCAAGCCGGCAAGCAATCCCAGCAAGCGCACGCGGCGCCGGGGCTCGGGGTCGGCGCGCCAGCCGCTGGCCAAAGGCGCCACGGTCAAGGCCAGTGACGCGATCCCAAGCGCAATCCCGAACGCGCCGAGCGGCTCCCCGGATGCGGCCACGTAGGCCGCCGCATACGCGACAGCGGCAGGCCCAAGAAGAGGCGCGATCCGGCCCTGGCGCATCCACCCACTTCCTACCGGCTTTGGGGGCCCGGGGCAAATGCCGGACTGCATTGCCGGGGCGCCACAAGGGGCGATCGGCGTGCACGAGCGCGCCGCTTTCGGCCGCCAGCAGCACGCTGCGGTCGAGCACTATCGCGCCCTTGGGTTGCGACGAGATCAAGATTTCAGCGTATTGACACCGCCCTTCGTCGCTCGCGCTCGAGCCACTGCACGTACTTGCGCTGGACACGCTCACGGGTGCGCTTGGACGCGGAGGGATGGTACCCATAGTACTGTCGCGTCACTTGCTGTAGCTCGGCACCGGCCTGGGCACGCATCGCCTCTTCGGCGTGCATCAGACTGTCGATCAGCCATTCGACCCGGTCACGTCGCTGGTTGCGCTGCGCCCACTGGCGCCAGCGCCTGGAGACGCGCCCGAAATCCTGCGCGGTCACGAGGCTGAGCGCACGCGCGGCCGCCTCCACCACTGCCTGCTCTCGCGCCTCCAGGCCCACGATGAGCACGTCCACCGCGCCCTCGTCACGCAGGTCGGCGAGCGCCGCAATCACGGTTATCCGCTCTGCAGGTTCCCGACCCTGCTCGGCCGCTACGGCGCGTAGCTGGTCCAGCGCAGCTGCGTACTCGGCGCTTTGCCTGAGCGCACGCAGGCCCTTGAGAGCGGGCAGGCGAGCCTTTGCCCGGCGATCGAACAGCCGCTCGAGCAGCGGTTCGACCAGACTGGGATGCGCGATCTCGGACGCCACCACCGTGGCACACCAGCGCGTCTCCTCCTGGGGAGCCCTGAGAAGCGGCGCCAGGTAGGGTCCAGCACGCTTGCCAAAGGCGAGTAGCGCTCTTGCAATGCCACTGATCTCTCGAGCAGCGGGGACCCGCTGGCGCGCCCCGTCTCGCTGCAACCACAATGTGCCCGGAAACGACTGTACCAACAGAGGCAGCGCGGCATCTCCCATCCGCAGCAAACTGGAGATCACAGGGGTTTCGTAGCCGGCTCTGCACGTGCGCAGCCGGCCCACCAGCGCGGACAGCTGCTCACCCATGTCGACGATGATCGTAGGTTCGTGTGGACCTGGAACGGGTGGAACGCTCGGTTCCTCGGGGGTTGGGGAAGGCGCGTGCCGGGCCTCATGCGCGTCGTGCGCGTCGCGCGCCTCGCGTACACGACGCACGCGCGCTTGGGAGTCTGGCCGTGTGTCGCGTGCCTGACGCCCTGTCGTCTGACCCTCGCCATTCGGAATCGCGACGGGCGGGACGCGGCCTCGCTCCCAATTGCCGCCCGCCTCCGGCGGCGTTTCCGGGTTCGGAGCCGCGGGCCGAGGAGCGCTCGATCGCGGGCGCGGGGGAACCTCGGGAGGAGGAGGCGCTGATCGCGGAATGCCGAGCACGGAGAGCGCGTTCCTGGACGTCGCTGACTGGTTTGGCGGCGCTGCATCCGATGGCGCTGCATCCGATGGCGGCGGCTCCAGCGGTGTTGAATCCGGCCGGGCATGGGGGCGCTGTGGTGGCGAGCGATCGCTAGCGCCAACGCCACGGCCGAGGGAGCGCAGCGTCACCGGCCGACCCCTGCGCCGCCGTCCCGTGCCAGGGGACCTGACCGCAGGCGCGCGTGTCGCGGTACCGACTGCTGCCAGCGGCGCTGCCGTTTCTGGAGGCCTCCCCGTACCGGGTTCCTGTTTCCCGGCGCGCGCGTCCGTGTGTGCAGGTGACGCTGCCGGCATCGAGGCGGGTGGGGCCATCGGCGCTGCGCCGCCTGCCGGCTGCTGCGTCTCGGCCGCGTCCGGCGCCGAGGGCGGCGCCAGGCGATTGCGGCTTGAGCCCGCGGTCCGTTGTGCCTTGCGCGCCTTGAGGACGCGCTCGAAAGCCTGCCCCACCGAGGGCAGCACGTCGGTCAGGTGCGCCAAATCGGCCAGCTCGAAGGGCTGGCCAGCTCGGTCTCCGTACAGCAGCAGGACGGTTCGCTTCCGCAGCACGACAGGAAGCACCACGACCGGACGAGCCGCTGTCCGGTGCATGCGAGCTAGCGCGGGGTCGCTCGCATGGCCGGTGTTGCTCTGAACCGCCACCCGACCGTGGAACGCGTCATGCAGCAACCCCGGCTCTCGCAAGGCAAAGGTCAAACGCTCCCCAGCCAGCTCAGCCGGCAGTCCCTCGATGCCAACACTGTGCACCGTATCCCCGCGTACAGCGAAAGCCACGGCGCAGTCGAAGAACTGCCTGGCGTACGCGAAGCACAGCTCGACGATGGTGTCGCGGTTCGGGGCGCTGCGCAGCAGCTCCTGCACGATGCCTGGGGTCAGCGGTCCCAGGCTCCAGGCTGGACCCGATGCCTGTGGGGGAGCGTCAACCGCGGTGGAAGCCGCAACGGCCGCCGTTCGCGGGTCACCCTGCGCTGGGGACGCCCCAACGGGGGTCGAGCCCCGGTCAGGAGGCCGGGCGATTCCCGGCGTCTCGGACCGGCCCTTGATACGCAAAGGACCTGCGTCCGTGTGCTCCAGCCTCGCGATCAGCCCTTGCATGCTCTCCGGAACCGTGATGCCGTAATGTTTGGCCAGTGCGGCACAAATTCGGGCATCAACTGCGATACGTGTCTCGATCTCACACCCGGACAGCGAGCCCAGCTCGCGCCGGATGCCTGGAGCCACAGGATCTGCGGCGGCAACCACGAGCCGGCGCCCTTCTCGGGCTACCGGCACCAGGCGGTAGCGCGCCGCCTCCTGGGCCGGAATCAAGCGCACGACCTCGGGTGGCGAGCTCATCAGCTGCTCCCGGGACGCTGGCACCAGCGCAAACGCTGCTGCGCGGTACGCGTTGAGCACGTTTTCGGGAACCGCGCCGAGCTCGAGCAGGGCCTGGTCGATCTCGCACCCGCTCAGGACCTGTCGCTGCAGGGCCTCCTCGATCTGAGCGACACTCACCACCTGGTCGCGCACCAGTAGGGACGAGAGAGCGGACACGGCGTGCGGCTGCCTTCCTGAGTGATGTGAATGTGGTCGTCGACCCGGTTGGTGTCAAACCCCGCTGATCAGCCTACCACCACCCACCTCGAGCGGTCACCCCAACGGTGCCATCTCGCCGAGCCGATCGAGCACGAGCGCAAGGGCGACCGGGGCGGCGGTCTCGACCCGCAGCACGCGCCGGCCGAGGCTCGCGGAAACGAAACCCAGCCGCTCAAGCTCGCCCAGCTCCGTCGCGCCGAAGCCCCCCTCCGGTCCCACCACCAACCACACCTCCCGAGCCGGGGGAGTCTCGGCGATGTCCAGCTCGACCCTTCGGTCACGCGGTCGCATGGCCAGCGCAGCGTCGAGGCAATGCCGAGTGCGTGCCTGCAAGACCACCCCGAGCGCGGCCTGCGGCTTCGCCCTCGCCGCATCCAGCAAGGCTTGTGGCTGCGCGAGCTCGGGACAAGCCCCGCCCCCCGACTGCCGGCGGGCCTCGGCAGCGATCCGGCGCAGGCGCGCGTGGCGCCCGGCCCAGCGGGCAGCATCCAGCCGGGGCACACTGCGCTCGCTGTTGACCGGCAGCACAACGGCCACGCCGAGCTCCGTTGCCATCCGCACGACCGAGTCCAGCTTGGCTCCCTTGGGCAGCGCCTGTACCAGCACGACCCTCGTGCGCGCGCACAGCAGCGAACGAGCGTCCGGGAGCCCGGTGGACACCCGGCACAACCAGCGACCCGATGCACGGCCAACGACGCGAGCCAGGGCTTGGTTGCCGTGGGCATCGAAGAGGGCGAGCTGGCTACCGGCACGCAGCCGCAACACGCGGGCGTGATGCGCGGCTTCCGGGGGCAATACCAACTCCCCCCCGTCCTCGGGAATCCGGGGCACGTGCAGACGCGGCCACTTGCTTGGCGAGTGGGTTCGAATGGCTTGCGGTTGCTGCTGCACCAGTAGGCCGTCTAGCACGTACAACCCGCCCGAGGCGGTCAGGTTGCCGGTTTCAGACGGCTCCCGTAGGGTGGTGCGACAAGCGATGTCCAGCAAGGACCCGAGCGGTATCGAAGAAATCAGCGCCCTGCTTGGCGAGGGGACCCGTTTCGAGGGCAAGCTGGCATTTCAGGGCCGCGTTCGGATCGACGGCCATTTCACAGGGGAGATTTTCGGCGACGATGTGCTGATTGTCGGCCAGAGCGCCCGAGTGCAAGCCCAGATCCAGGTCGGCACCCTGATCGTGCGTGGCGGTACGGTACAAGGGAACATTTGTGCAGATAAACTGATCGAAGTCCATGCGCCCGGAAGAATCCTCGGCGATGTGCGTGCACCTCAGCTTTACGTGGACAAAGGCGTCGTACTGGAAGGCAGCTGCCGTATGACGCCGGAATCCGACAACGCGGAGCCTTCCCCCGCGGCGGCCGAAAGCTCGCTGCAGGACTCGCGACCGGCCAACTGAGAGCCCGCGGAGGAACGGCTCATCCATTTCGCCGGTTCTGACCACCGCTGGCTAGGTTGCTGCTCCTCGAAGTATCCCCAATACTCCTCGCCGCCGCGCCTCGCCAGCGGCGCCCAGTCCTCGCCGAAACACACGAGTCGTTCTTCCGCGGGCCCTGAGGGCCCGTTCAAGAATGGCTTTCCCTTTTCCGGCGGGTCCTGAATACGCCGGACGCGGGCCCGTCCGGTTTGTATGCCGGCCAATAGCAGCTACACTCCAATGGCCATGTGGCGGGGCGTCGCGGCGATGCGTTTGGTTCCTGCAGGGCGAAGCGTGCTTCGGAACTGCACCTGGCGGCAGCTTGCCGGGGCCTGCTCGCTCGGGATGCTGCTGTTGCTGACCCATGGGGCTGTCGCGGCAGAGGATCCGCGAAAGGCCGTGAAGCGACTGTCCGACGGCCGCATCGAGGTAAGCTCTCGCCCCTACCCCGGCACCGATGTGAGGATGGGCCACGCACAGGCGATCATCGATGCCGCTCCGAACCGGGTCCTTGCAGTGGTGGTTGACTACTCCCGGTATGCGGAGTTCATGCCCCACTTCAAGGTCTCGCGCGTTCTCGCCCAAAGGGGCCCGAAGGCCATCGTCTACCTGCAGGCGGGGATCCTCAAGGACACCGTGACGATATGGGCGCAGCTCAAGGTGGAGGCCTCGAAACAGCACGGCAGCACCGACGTGATCGAGGCGCGGATGACCAAAGGCAACATCGAGCACATGACTGCCCGTTGGGAGCTCACTCCGCTCGACGAAAAACACACGCTGGTGAGCTTTCAATTCCTGATCGACCCGGACCTGCCGGTGCCCTCATCGCTGGTCACGAACGAAAACGTCAAAGCAAGTCGCCGCGCGGTAGCCGCGCTTCGCCGCCGCTTGATGTAGTAGTGCTGCTGACCCGACTCTCTGCATGATTTCACTCGCGCATGACCCGACCCGCCGATCACTTGATGCCCGCATGAGCGCACGTCTTCCTTGCTTGACGGGTCTCATGCCGGCTGTTAGGAACAGCGCGCATTTGCGGGCCTCACCGCCTGTTTCATGATTCCATGTCCGCGACCATCGCCCTTGCCGTGTTGCTAGCAGGGGGCTCCCTCATCGACCTCGACGGGACCTTCTTCTTGCAGCTTGCGCTGTTCTTCGTCGCCTTCCTCCTGCTTCGCGCCTTCGTGTTCAACCCGGTCATGGAGCTGTTCGAGGCGCGGGAGAAGGCTATTGATGGCGCCCGCCGAGACGCTCGTCAGCTCGAAAGGGAAGCCGCCCGCCGGACGCACGAGTTCGAAGAGGAGCTGAAGCGCGTACGCAACGCCTCCAATCGGGAGCGCGACCTGCTGCGTGCGGAGGGGCAGAGGCTTGCTGCCGAGCTCACCGGA comes from Pseudomonadota bacterium and encodes:
- a CDS encoding sigma 54-interacting transcriptional regulator, translating into MRQGRIAPLLGPAAVAYAAAYVAASGEPLGAFGIALGIASLALTVAPLASGWRADPEPRRRVRLLGLLAGLLLVGAMRPATMPMGLAVLTGSAGALFGGLLIDLALDVPDRPAALVRLRWIRAVAYTVAILVTLLQVASFAFGWLELGPLRPPDLAAHPARAFGALCVPLALLLRLPRRRMGSAPEALASNAWAIIGLLPAAGGAVVLAVLRLCGLPIAADSLSGFVACALLGVVGGHVLMIDARRRLSAGGAARSLVAALLTLTAVVAAAVLVAGAFAVEAAPTALAVTLTLLVAGGVYQLLRLGMRRTMAPFAGRLLDALGRARAQLAGAGTMEDIAQAVLFPLREAGRDARAQPLLFTVEPALRAHLDGAGQAHVSVAGMPPALISALAAAPSDIVLREPLEARRVRRPDLRPLIDVLSELDALCVAPLSNEGELEGALVVPRGRRRSGLTLEELASLRSLCVLLSTLTAFVCAHARAQRRASQAARHHSEAEERIERIKLELERRRSEIALLRRAGSDLQRQNLVSYSPAMQELVARALRVAPLETPVLLCGEGQQAIGSLAQLLHLESGRGDEPFVVGDCVIVRGEAGASALFGRRADPGSHAGWLQLAEGGSLLLLDVPALALDAQRRLAQAVSGHQACPVDGGSHYPVHARIIATARVDLEPLVGTGVFDAELARWLSPLRLELPPLGERPEDLPSLLLLAVDRACRARGRPVAGIEPEAHKLLIRYPWPDGELELQSVLERAVDSLQGTRLRVEDLPARLRASSRPEQSAQDHPLTGSYDTVERRLLEHALARAHGNKSEAARLLGLKRTTFLDKYRRYKTGQEAQSAVEGNGESPQRREAEA
- a CDS encoding 16S rRNA (uracil(1498)-N(3))-methyltransferase, producing the protein MLDIACRTTLREPSETGNLTASGGLYVLDGLLVQQQPQAIRTHSPSKWPRLHVPRIPEDGGELVLPPEAAHHARVLRLRAGSQLALFDAHGNQALARVVGRASGRWLCRVSTGLPDARSLLCARTRVVLVQALPKGAKLDSVVRMATELGVAVVLPVNSERSVPRLDAARWAGRHARLRRIAAEARRQSGGGACPELAQPQALLDAARAKPQAALGVVLQARTRHCLDAALAMRPRDRRVELDIAETPPAREVWLVVGPEGGFGATELGELERLGFVSASLGRRVLRVETAAPVALALVLDRLGEMAPLG
- a CDS encoding polymer-forming cytoskeletal protein encodes the protein MSSKDPSGIEEISALLGEGTRFEGKLAFQGRVRIDGHFTGEIFGDDVLIVGQSARVQAQIQVGTLIVRGGTVQGNICADKLIEVHAPGRILGDVRAPQLYVDKGVVLEGSCRMTPESDNAEPSPAAAESSLQDSRPAN
- a CDS encoding SRPBCC family protein — translated: MLRNCTWRQLAGACSLGMLLLLTHGAVAAEDPRKAVKRLSDGRIEVSSRPYPGTDVRMGHAQAIIDAAPNRVLAVVVDYSRYAEFMPHFKVSRVLAQRGPKAIVYLQAGILKDTVTIWAQLKVEASKQHGSTDVIEARMTKGNIEHMTARWELTPLDEKHTLVSFQFLIDPDLPVPSSLVTNENVKASRRAVAALRRRLM
- a CDS encoding ATP synthase F0 subunit B, with amino-acid sequence MSATIALAVLLAGGSLIDLDGTFFLQLALFFVAFLLLRAFVFNPVMELFEAREKAIDGARRDARQLEREAARRTHEFEEELKRVRNASNRERDLLRAEGQRLAAELTGRTRADAQAALAKARARLEAEGAALRAESTKQVPVLAREIAARLLQHRTP